A stretch of DNA from Sebastes umbrosus isolate fSebUmb1 chromosome 14, fSebUmb1.pri, whole genome shotgun sequence:
CCAGAGTTGAGAAATGAGTTTGGCATTCTGTGCTAGACTGGCCAACAGGGCTGACTTTCTGGCTGATGGAGGAAAAGTTCTCAAGGATAATGGGTGGAAAGAAGCGACTGGACCATCGTGAGAAAGACTAGGACTTCTTGGAGTCCTGTGTGTTGCGTTTCTTGAGGTCGCTTAGGTCCACTGGTGTGAAAGCTGCAAGAGCAGACAGAAACAAATAGTTAGATGGCCTGTGCTTCATTCATTTGATCCTTTAGTgtgagataataaataaattccaCTTCACTACTGTTACTTACAATGTAGGTTAGGATTTGGGTTCTTCTCCACATACTCCTGTGGTCCACGGTCATTACGTTCACTATTTTGTGTTGATCGGATGTCTCTGAGAACACACTGCCAGGCTGTGAAAGAGTAAATGCTTTTGTTACATTTAGGACATCTTATCCTACCCTGCGTACTTGTTAGTAATGACACGACAAGACAGACTGAAGGTAAATAAGAAGTTTGACTTAATGAAGGTGAGAGGTGTGTAGTTTAACTGCCCAATCTCACTACATCGGAGACATGTGCTGGCATTTTGTAACTTGTAAACTCATTCTTTAGCACTTTACGTACACTGGGGAAATTAAGTTGTCTGATTCAGATACTGCAGCACTGTTTATACTTTTAATGATGATGGTTGAAGTGATCACTGAAAAGCAATCTAAAGAGTTGTCTGTGGTCATTAGCACTACACTGTCACTGTCCAATCACTCAGACCTACCTCATTGACCCTACTATTCTCAGGACTTAAAGGTGAACACCATCTAAATTAAGAATTTcagtatgttatttccatggccatTGTAGAGTTCAATATTCGTGAACacgagctactctctctcaaagccagaagccagagaagtaagtctcaaagttgtgatgtcatagggtataaagtctggagcggCTCCGTAGatgatgaatgggagactggttttgtttttgtgtttgttctctgttttatatccaaatgagctttattctattgtagtgttgtcagttgtgaaacagaaaatcttcccatatactcagaacattccccggGGTGCTTTCAGTGTCCTCTATAACATcttaaaaaattaattatttatggTGCAGCTTCAGACtgtataccctatgacatcacaaatttgagttttagtaCTCTAGTTTTTAGAATAGGGAGCAAGTTGTTCAAGTTTCATAATATTTGAAccgtcttagaccataggaataacatgtatgacttttgaaaatgggcatagttACCCTTTAAAGGTTCCCTGCGGAGTTTTTGACCTCAAGTAGTGTTTTGTTTATCTACACGTGCACAAGGACTCAGATGCAAACGTGCGTGCACCGGTGACATGATACATAGTCAAGCTAATGGTTTCACATTATTCCACTGATCTACAGGTGGAGGTAACATGCCAAGACACGTATGTTTTTTGatgaaggaaatgcattcaacacgATCGTTAGACCTCAACGATGCACACAATGAGATAAGAGATCTCACTGTAATGACACAGTGACAACAGTGATGAGATTTGGTGAGTTACACAAGAAAACTCCAGAGGGCACCTTTGAAATCCTCACAAAAACAAGGTGTGGCTCCCTCTGCTTCACAATCAATGAAAATAGATTAATCAGTGAGTATCAGTATTGAAAATGAGACTGTGTAATGTGGCCCTTTGCATTGTGGAGAGTGAAAGCTGACTGACAGGCGAAAATGTTTTGTGTCGTCTCATTCAGCTGCGCACAGAACTGGTTTTCTTGCCCGATAAGCTGTTTTGAAAGAATACAGTGTACTTCAGGATTAAGCGATATGAGCTGAAGTCACAAGTGCCAGTTTAGCTGGCAATTCAAGATAAGCAAAATGATAAAcgttgtgtttacatgctgcacaTTAGAGTTCGGACCTGCACAATATACAGAATccagatttttttaatgggCTTGCATTAAGCTCTTTGTGATCGGTTTACTGCTGAGATTCAACTGAAGAAACGAAATAAGTTTGAATATAATCATATAGTCAATATCCTACTCTTGTAGTTATTGACCATCAAAAGACGAGTCAGCCGCAATAGCCCCTATCAATAATCAGCCACTTAATTCAAGTAGGAAAGCATGTGCAGAAAGAAAGGAGTTTCAGAGACTCAAACTTAAAAGATCTAAACAGGTCAAAGTTGATTTCCCTGTTCTTGTTTTTGCTAATGTCAATAACCTACAGGAAATAAACCTGGGACAAAGCTGTTCCTGGACAACACACTTCAATTAGTTCCGAGAGGTCTATTATTTGGATAATTAGTAAAAATCAAATGCTTAGATGATTTGGAAATTAAAATTCAATGCATCCATGTTAGAAGGCGTACTTACTATCATGTATAAAGCGCACATTTTCCTCATGTGCTGGGGTGAAAAGCTCCCCACTGTTGGTCGGGGATCGGGGGCTTGAAGTCCGCTTGTAACTATTCACCATCCTGGGAGCAGATGAGCttcacaaacacaaatgaaaacagcaAAAATTAGCAGCGTAAATAGACATTAATTTCATTAAAGTCTTTAAATCACTGTGAGCTGAAAACTAAACTTCAACATAATATTCCTCTGTGTCTCAAAGCCCAAAGCAGTGCATACCTAAAATCACATTTACATATTGAAGACAACATTAACACTGGGTCTATTTGTACTTGTGCATTAAGCACCTATAGGTGCCATAACTTGTAACAAACCTGGTCATTCTGTTTGCAGTCTGtactcgctcctcgctcctctaTGGTGAGTGGATTTGAAGAATAAAAAGGTTCAGAAGTCCTCAGCTGAATTCTAACAATAAACAACAGTGGCAAATATAGCACATGATCTAAGAAAGTCAGTTTCTAAATGAAATAACACAGGCTTAAATTTCATCACAACTAactagtagtaacagtagtaatgCTGCTGGTTAGCCCACGGAGTTATAACATCAGTAACAACAGGATGGTACGTAACAGACAAAACAGTAAACTTGGtaggacatgaaaaaaatacagatttcttAAGGCACTTTGTATGAGACTCGAGGGAGACAGAGCTCTTACACCTCATAACAACAATTATATTGTACATCAATTAAGGAAATTAAGGAAATAAACataatacacattataaaaCATGTACAACTAACATTCAGAAATGTGCCACAACGTCTTATGTAATTATCCATGAAAATCCAAATTATTAACAGATAGATCAaactaaacctgctttatgttGCACgataaaaaatagaataataaataatctgtgCAAGGTTGAAAGGTGTCAATCTCAATTTCAACACAAGTACGAGTGTTGGTCATCTGATACTTGGTAGGCACAGGCTTACATTTACATCAAAACTAactagtagtaacagtagtgaTCCTGCTGGTTAGCCCACAGAGTTATAACACAGGCTTAACATTTAACATCAAAACTAactagtagtaacagtagtgaTCCTGCTGGTTAGCCCACAGAGTTATAACACAGGCTTAACATTTAACATCAAAACTAactagtagtaacagtagtgaTCCTGCTGGTTAGCCCACAGAGTTATAACACAGGCTTAACATTTAACATCAAAACTAactagtagtaacagtagtgaTCCTGCTGGTTAGCCCACAGAGCTAAATGTGCTAGCTATTTACTAGTCACTTATACAATAAACTATATatcatatactatactatactactatatatcaGACTTTATATCTCCTCACTcttctgcaggaaggacagctgaaaaaaaacactgagtacaaatataccatcaatatcatgtgcaatactactttttacattctcatgtgcaatatcactgttcactgtgttcaatattaatatccaacatgtgcaatattacttcattttctgtttgttagcttactttaccttttatttttattttacttatcttatttactcatttttactaaatgtatcttattgATATTCTACTAAGCACAGGTggtagaaatagtactttttgattttatacacttgtattttataaacttgttgtaatgttttttgtatttttgagcaatctctggcacaataATTCCCTTCctgattaataaagttctattaTATTTGATAATGTGAGGAGTTGTGGTAAGTCACATTGGTAACAGTGTTGTTAACTCATCGTTTCTCACGTTAACTCATGTCTACATAGCTGgatgctgctgtgtgtctgttagCTAGCCAAAGGGCTTTTGTTTACGTTTTCACTCCAGCAGCTTCAGTGCTGTTAGCATCAGAGGCTACACAGCCAGACCCGGTACGATCACCACTGCTCACATTATCATGATCAACACTGTTTAATGCGTCTAAAATCCTTTCTGCTTATTGGGATTCGTGTCCCCCGATAGCTACGTCCTGCACAGCTCACTATAGATCTGCTGACACAATCATTCCAGCTAACTTTAGCTTAGctggctagctagctggctGGCTAGCTTTACATTGTCTTGTCGTAACGTTAGCTTCAATCAGCTTCAATCAGCGTTTCTCTGCTCGACTGCTCCCAGATCACCACTAGAAAGACACTTAGCGCGGTTATTACATGTTGCAAGATGTACAGTAGAGGACACAGGGTGAATATATTCAACAAACCTTGTTTTAAAACCCTTTCTTTCGGTTTCTTTATTCAGAGACTGAGTACGCCGTTAGACCTGCTGGCTAAAACGTTGCCAATGCCAACCAATCATTTCCGGAAGAAGAAAACGGAAGTGAAAGGCTCACAGctacaatcatcatcatccatgactacaactcctataatactacaatcatcatcatccatgactacaactcctataatactacaatcatccatgactacaactcctataatattacaatcatcatccatgactacaactcctataatattacaatcatccatgactacaactcctataatattacaatcatcatccatgactacaactcctataatactacaatcatccatgactacaactcctataatattacaatcatcatccatgaccacaactcctataatattacaatcatccatgactacaactcctataatattacaatcatcatccatgactacaactcctataatactacaatcatcatccatgactacaactcctataatactacaatcatcatccatgactacaactcctataatattacaatcatcatccatgactacaactcctataatattacaatcatccatgactacaactcctataatattacaatcatccatgactacaactcctataatacaatcatcatcatccatgactacaactcctataatactacaatcatcatcatccatgactacaactcctataatattacaatcatccatgactacaactcctataatactacaatcatcatccatgactacaactcctataatattacaatcatcatccatgattacaactcctataatactacaatcatcatccatgactacaactcctataatactacaatcatcatccatgactacaactcctataatattacaatcatccatgactacaactcctataatattacaatcatcatccatgactacaactcctataatattacaatcatccatgactacaactcctataatactacaatcatcatccatgactacaactcctataatattacaatcatccatgactacaactcctataatattacaatcatcatccatgactacaactcctataatattacaatcatcatccatgactaTAACTCCTATAATACTACaatcatcatccatgactacaactcctataatattacaatcatcatcatccatgactacaactcctataatattacaatcatcatccatgactacaactcctataatattacaatcatccatgactacaactcctataatattacaatcatccatgact
This window harbors:
- the mcrip1 gene encoding mapk-regulated corepressor-interacting protein 1, which codes for MTSSSAPRMVNSYKRTSSPRSPTNSGELFTPAHEENVRFIHDTWQCVLRDIRSTQNSERNDRGPQEYVEKNPNPNLHSFTPVDLSDLKKRNTQDSKKS